The Alkalispirillum mobile genome has a segment encoding these proteins:
- a CDS encoding TRAP transporter small permease subunit, which yields MLWFIRGVTALSRAAATVASIMIVVAALVVCQMVFMRYVMGTSTIWQTEFVTFMLLGATLLASPYVLHERGHVNVDLLPMLLGPRGKLALALIGNFIAFAFIVIVAYTGFMLWLEYFETGWRSESVWRPRLWIPMTFLPLGMILLALQYIAQTAAIVMGVEEPFTLEAEQILKEESESQGGAAQNADKGHPAVAQARHVVDAHGGSGK from the coding sequence ATGCTTTGGTTTATTCGCGGGGTTACTGCGCTCTCCCGGGCCGCGGCCACGGTAGCCTCAATCATGATCGTCGTCGCGGCCCTGGTTGTGTGTCAGATGGTGTTCATGCGCTACGTGATGGGCACCTCGACCATCTGGCAGACCGAGTTCGTTACCTTCATGCTGCTCGGTGCCACCCTGCTGGCAAGCCCCTACGTGCTGCACGAGCGCGGCCACGTCAACGTGGACCTGCTGCCGATGCTGCTCGGTCCCAGGGGCAAGCTCGCGCTGGCGCTGATCGGCAACTTCATCGCGTTCGCCTTTATCGTCATCGTGGCCTACACCGGCTTCATGCTCTGGCTCGAGTACTTCGAGACCGGCTGGCGCTCGGAATCGGTCTGGCGCCCGCGGCTGTGGATCCCGATGACCTTCCTGCCCCTGGGCATGATCCTGCTCGCCCTGCAATACATCGCGCAGACCGCGGCCATCGTCATGGGCGTGGAGGAGCCCTTCACGCTTGAGGCCGAGCAGATCCTTAAGGAGGAGTCGGAGTCGCAGGGTGGCGCCGCCCAAAATGCCGACAAAGGTCACCCGGCAGTGGCGCAGGCCCGGCATGTGGTTGACGCCCATGGGGGGAGCGGAAAATGA
- a CDS encoding TRAP transporter large permease, giving the protein MNEFVLALVILAVLMVILLLGTPVAFALGATAVLFLFLFEGIFALEMVGEMLYASMNKFTLLSIPMFILMGAAIASSRAGADLYEALHRWLYKVPGGLLVSNIGACGLFSALNGSSPATCAGIGKMGIPELRRRGYPEGLTCGAIGAGSTLGILIPPSVTMIIYGVSTELSIGRLFLAGVFPGLLLIFMFSCWAVFMAWRDGALRSMDSGTHYSWAERFSMVPKLLPFFAVIVFIMWALYGGVATPSEAAGVGAVFCVLLVIAIYRVWQPQALWRILRTTTKESVMIMMIIGCAGLFGFMLSQLYVTQAIATSVGALDVNPWVLMGLINVFLLIAGLFLPPVAVIPMTAPILLPIVVEAGFDPIWFGVIMTINLEIGLITPPVGLNLYVLKGIAPDVKLSKILWGSLPFMLLMLLSIVILCFFPWIATGLPDMLMGPM; this is encoded by the coding sequence ATGAATGAATTTGTACTTGCATTGGTCATTTTGGCCGTTTTGATGGTCATTCTGCTGCTGGGGACCCCCGTGGCCTTCGCCCTGGGCGCCACTGCAGTCCTCTTCCTCTTCCTGTTCGAGGGCATCTTCGCCCTGGAGATGGTGGGGGAGATGCTCTACGCATCGATGAACAAGTTCACGCTGCTCTCCATCCCCATGTTCATACTGATGGGGGCGGCGATCGCCTCGTCGCGGGCCGGTGCCGACCTCTATGAGGCGCTGCATCGCTGGCTGTACAAGGTGCCCGGCGGGCTGCTCGTCTCCAACATCGGTGCCTGCGGTCTGTTCTCTGCGCTGAACGGCTCGTCTCCGGCCACCTGTGCCGGTATCGGCAAGATGGGCATTCCGGAGCTGCGCCGGCGCGGCTACCCGGAGGGCCTGACCTGCGGGGCCATCGGTGCCGGGTCCACCCTGGGCATCCTGATTCCGCCCAGCGTGACCATGATCATCTACGGGGTCAGCACCGAGCTGTCCATCGGCCGGCTCTTTCTGGCCGGCGTGTTCCCGGGCCTGCTGCTCATCTTCATGTTCTCCTGCTGGGCGGTGTTCATGGCCTGGCGTGATGGCGCGCTGCGGAGCATGGATTCCGGGACGCATTACAGCTGGGCCGAGCGCTTTTCGATGGTGCCCAAGCTGCTGCCCTTCTTCGCGGTCATCGTCTTCATCATGTGGGCGCTGTACGGCGGGGTGGCGACACCGTCCGAGGCGGCCGGCGTGGGTGCGGTCTTCTGTGTACTGCTGGTGATCGCCATCTACAGGGTGTGGCAGCCCCAGGCCCTGTGGCGCATCCTGCGCACCACCACCAAAGAGTCGGTGATGATCATGATGATCATCGGCTGCGCGGGGCTGTTCGGCTTCATGCTCTCCCAGCTTTACGTCACTCAGGCGATCGCCACGTCGGTGGGGGCCCTGGACGTGAACCCCTGGGTGCTGATGGGTCTGATCAACGTCTTCCTGCTGATCGCCGGCCTGTTCCTGCCGCCGGTGGCCGTCATCCCGATGACCGCGCCCATCCTGCTGCCTATCGTGGTGGAGGCGGGCTTCGACCCGATCTGGTTCGGCGTCATCATGACCATCAACCTGGAGATAGGGCTCATCACACCACCGGTGGGGCTGAATCTCTATGTGCTCAAGGGTATCGCACCGGATGTGAAGCTCTCCAAGATCCTTTGGGGCTCCCTGCCCTTCATGCTGCTGATGCTGCTGTCCATCGTCATCCTCTGCTTCTTCCCGTGGATCGCCACGGGCCTGCCTGACATGCTGATGGGGCCGATGTGA
- a CDS encoding malonyl-CoA decarboxylase, translating into MRNRWWNRLVDQVADRGLGLSRPNQNPDVMKRLEENCRALLTSRGEASGVALAREVVRAVDGLDEAGKTRFLQLLAERFGPDRDTVLAAAERFRESDETADLQELLRVVEPPRQEVFRRLNGAPDGTRVLVRLRETLLRQLKAHPELKPVNSDLQHLLKSWFNPGFLQLQRISWDRSPARLMEKLIQYESVHAIQSWDDLRRRLASDRRCFGFFHPALPDEPLIFVEVALVQGLATHTAPLLDPESPVGNNDEADTAIFFSISNCQVGLRGVSFGNFLLKQVMGELISEFPHVERYATLSPVPGFSRALRMEGDYADGFTRDRIAALIQDDAEALTVAAGVSDPVDALHQLLEAPLSHQEVLAEPMSRLLLAYLTRVRRHDTVADAVARFHLSNGARLEQIDPFADHSQTRMDASYGMMVNYRYIAEAVEENHERFVKTGEVVLSRNLQKQQKRINAAWDGNATKTGASRSRTTG; encoded by the coding sequence ATGAGAAACCGTTGGTGGAATCGCCTGGTAGACCAGGTGGCGGACCGGGGGTTGGGCCTGTCACGGCCCAACCAGAACCCGGATGTCATGAAACGCCTGGAGGAGAACTGCCGCGCGCTGCTGACCAGCCGCGGCGAGGCCTCCGGGGTGGCGCTGGCCCGCGAGGTGGTCCGCGCGGTGGATGGACTGGACGAGGCGGGCAAGACCCGCTTCCTCCAGCTCCTGGCCGAGCGCTTCGGCCCGGACCGGGACACCGTGCTGGCCGCGGCCGAGCGCTTTCGCGAGAGCGATGAGACGGCGGACCTGCAGGAGCTGTTGCGGGTGGTGGAGCCGCCGCGACAGGAGGTGTTCCGGCGCCTGAACGGGGCGCCGGACGGCACCCGGGTGCTGGTGCGGCTGCGCGAGACCCTGCTGCGCCAGCTCAAGGCCCACCCGGAACTGAAGCCGGTGAACAGCGACCTGCAGCACCTGCTGAAGTCGTGGTTCAACCCCGGCTTTCTGCAGTTGCAGCGCATCAGCTGGGATCGCAGCCCGGCCCGCCTCATGGAGAAGCTGATCCAGTACGAGTCGGTGCACGCCATCCAGAGCTGGGACGATCTGCGGCGGCGGCTGGCGTCGGACCGGCGTTGTTTCGGCTTCTTCCACCCGGCCTTGCCGGACGAGCCGCTGATCTTCGTGGAGGTGGCCCTGGTCCAGGGGCTGGCCACCCACACCGCGCCGTTGCTCGATCCGGAGTCGCCCGTCGGCAACAACGACGAGGCGGATACCGCGATCTTCTTCTCCATCAGTAACTGCCAGGTGGGGCTGCGCGGCGTTTCCTTCGGCAACTTCCTGCTCAAGCAGGTGATGGGCGAACTGATCAGCGAGTTCCCCCATGTGGAGCGCTACGCGACGCTTTCGCCGGTACCCGGGTTCTCGCGCGCCCTGCGGATGGAGGGTGACTACGCGGATGGGTTCACCCGCGACCGCATCGCCGCGTTGATCCAGGACGACGCCGAGGCGCTGACCGTGGCGGCGGGTGTGTCGGACCCGGTGGATGCACTCCACCAGTTGCTGGAAGCGCCGCTGAGCCATCAGGAAGTGCTGGCGGAACCCATGTCCCGTCTGCTGCTCGCCTACCTCACACGGGTGCGCCGCCACGATACCGTGGCCGATGCGGTGGCCCGGTTCCACCTCAGCAACGGCGCGCGCCTGGAGCAGATCGACCCCTTCGCCGACCATTCACAGACGCGCATGGACGCCTCCTACGGGATGATGGTCAATTACCGGTATATCGCGGAGGCCGTGGAGGAAAACCACGAGCGGTTCGTGAAGACCGGCGAGGTGGTGCTGTCGCGCAACCTGCAGAAGCAGCAGAAGCGCATCAATGCCGCCTGGGACGGCAATGCCACCAAGACCGGCGCTTCGCGCTCCAGAACCACCGGTTGA
- a CDS encoding mechanosensitive ion channel domain-containing protein has protein sequence MSRSLLFCRLIPWPLFSGLLLALLFAFTPAVAGEGDADPADSPSSRLAEILEDNQARQRLIDELRGLEAAETAEPAAEEAPPAGSSLVRHVAELTQQFAQTVVDETRAAASALTGATDDGLGAVWFNLADGLVELLILIVATVAVFFVFRRLAKPLFDVLSRWAVATPPAQAPESGEKRRGRFSGRPVENLLTLATMLRRAVGIVVAAVIDLVVILLAWVTGYALSLFVFGDAGAMETRQSLFLNAFLMVEVAKAVLRVVFASRHEGLRLLPMGEEDAAYWNAWIARLVGFVGYGMLLVVPILSVAVSEGFGRALALLIMLLAFIQALVIILQNRKPVHDKLQAQARQAGLGFTKVVLSMLAELWHLIAIAYVGALAVVTITHPEAALPFMAQATVQTLVVVGVGVLISLLLTQFISRGIRVPAETRERFPLLEARLNAFVPTALKIIRLVIVLAVLAMVLDAWSIFNFTAWVVSDAGAAVILKAVTVAIILSAAVLIWIAIASWIEHRLNPETGVGEPTSRERTLLAIFRNAVLVVLVTLTLMIVLAEIGINIGPLIAGAGVIGLAVGFGAQKLVQDIITGVFIQLENAINTDDVVTAAGITGTVEKLTIRSVGIRDLSGTFHIVPFSSVDSVSNYNREYAYHVGEYGIAYREDIDETIVRLREAFAELLQDEELAPAILSPELEVFGVTALADSSVNIRVRIKTVGGMQWAVGRAYNRLVKRHLDAAGIEIPFPHLTLYFGSDKEGGAPPVNANVKVLEGVAGAAGLQAASGSEQAAMPGRGTAAPGRHEAPDVDRKDARPNPKKWEDYDEEGD, from the coding sequence GTGTCCCGATCGCTGCTGTTTTGCCGTCTGATCCCGTGGCCGCTGTTTTCTGGTCTGTTGCTCGCACTCTTGTTCGCATTCACCCCGGCGGTGGCCGGGGAGGGTGATGCGGACCCGGCGGACTCGCCCAGCAGCCGGCTGGCGGAAATCCTCGAGGACAACCAGGCACGCCAACGGCTCATCGACGAGCTGCGGGGCCTGGAGGCCGCGGAAACCGCGGAGCCGGCAGCGGAGGAGGCGCCGCCGGCGGGAAGCTCGTTGGTCCGGCACGTGGCGGAGTTGACCCAACAGTTCGCGCAGACGGTGGTGGACGAGACGCGGGCCGCCGCCTCGGCCCTCACCGGCGCCACCGACGATGGCCTGGGCGCGGTCTGGTTCAACCTGGCCGATGGCCTGGTTGAACTGCTTATCCTGATCGTGGCCACGGTCGCCGTCTTCTTCGTGTTTCGGCGGTTGGCCAAACCCCTGTTCGACGTGCTCAGCCGGTGGGCGGTGGCTACACCGCCCGCCCAGGCGCCCGAGTCCGGGGAAAAGCGCCGAGGCCGGTTCTCCGGCCGTCCGGTCGAGAACCTGCTGACCCTGGCCACAATGCTCCGCCGTGCGGTGGGCATCGTGGTGGCCGCCGTCATCGACCTGGTGGTGATCCTGCTGGCCTGGGTCACCGGCTACGCCCTGTCCCTGTTCGTCTTCGGGGACGCCGGGGCGATGGAGACCCGCCAGTCGCTCTTCCTCAACGCCTTCCTGATGGTTGAGGTGGCCAAGGCGGTCTTGCGGGTGGTGTTCGCCTCCCGCCACGAGGGCCTGCGGCTGCTGCCCATGGGCGAGGAGGACGCTGCCTACTGGAATGCCTGGATCGCCCGGCTGGTGGGCTTTGTCGGCTACGGCATGCTGCTGGTCGTCCCGATCCTGTCCGTCGCCGTCAGCGAGGGCTTCGGCCGCGCCCTGGCGCTGCTGATCATGCTGCTGGCCTTCATCCAGGCCCTGGTGATCATCCTGCAGAACCGCAAGCCGGTGCACGACAAGCTGCAGGCCCAGGCGCGCCAGGCGGGCCTGGGCTTTACCAAGGTGGTGCTCTCCATGCTGGCTGAGCTCTGGCACCTCATCGCCATCGCCTACGTCGGCGCGCTTGCCGTTGTTACCATCACGCACCCGGAGGCGGCCCTGCCCTTCATGGCCCAGGCCACGGTGCAGACCCTGGTGGTGGTGGGTGTCGGTGTGCTGATCTCGCTGCTGCTGACCCAGTTCATCAGCCGCGGCATCCGCGTGCCGGCGGAGACCCGCGAGCGTTTCCCGCTGCTGGAGGCGCGGCTGAACGCCTTCGTGCCCACGGCGCTGAAGATCATCCGGCTGGTGATCGTGCTGGCGGTGCTGGCGATGGTGCTGGACGCCTGGAGTATCTTCAACTTCACCGCCTGGGTGGTCTCCGACGCCGGTGCGGCCGTGATCCTGAAGGCGGTGACGGTGGCCATCATCCTGTCGGCCGCCGTGCTGATCTGGATCGCCATCGCCAGCTGGATCGAGCACCGGCTCAACCCCGAGACCGGTGTCGGCGAGCCGACCAGCCGCGAGCGCACCCTGCTGGCCATCTTCCGCAACGCCGTGCTGGTGGTGCTGGTGACGCTGACCCTGATGATCGTCCTGGCGGAGATCGGCATCAACATCGGCCCGCTCATCGCCGGTGCCGGTGTTATCGGTCTGGCGGTGGGCTTCGGTGCCCAGAAGCTGGTGCAGGACATCATTACGGGGGTGTTCATCCAGCTGGAGAACGCCATCAACACCGACGATGTGGTCACCGCGGCCGGGATCACCGGCACGGTGGAGAAGCTGACTATCCGCTCGGTGGGCATCCGCGATCTGTCCGGCACCTTCCACATCGTGCCCTTCTCCTCGGTGGACAGCGTCTCCAATTACAACCGGGAGTACGCCTACCACGTGGGCGAGTACGGCATCGCCTACCGCGAGGACATCGACGAAACCATAGTGCGGCTGCGCGAGGCCTTCGCCGAGCTGTTGCAGGACGAGGAGCTGGCCCCCGCGATCCTCAGCCCGGAGTTGGAGGTCTTCGGCGTGACCGCGCTGGCGGACAGCTCGGTGAACATCCGGGTGCGGATCAAGACTGTCGGCGGCATGCAGTGGGCCGTGGGCCGGGCCTACAACCGCCTGGTCAAGCGCCACCTGGATGCGGCCGGTATCGAGATCCCGTTCCCGCACCTCACCCTCTACTTTGGCAGCGACAAGGAGGGCGGTGCGCCGCCGGTCAACGCCAACGTGAAGGTGCTGGAGGGCGTGGCCGGGGCCGCGGGGCTGCAGGCGGCGAGTGGGTCGGAGCAGGCCGCCATGCCCGGCCGGGGCACCGCTGCCCCTGGGCGGCACGAGGCACCGGATGTGGACCGGAAGGACGCCCGGCCCAACCCCAAGAAGTGGGAGGACTACGACGAGGAGGGGGACTGA
- the xth gene encoding exodeoxyribonuclease III, with product MKLASWNVNSLKVRLPQVLDWLASRQPDIVGLQETKLTDDRFPVEALNEAGYQVAYAGQPTYNGVAVLARGQAPQDVVRDIPGLEDPQRRVLAATVGDLRFINLYVPNGSEVGSEKYAYKLDWLARLADWLAEERARHDKLVVVGDFNIAPDDRDVHDPEAWHEKILCSTPEREALARLTGGLELADTFRLFDQPEKTWSWWDYRMNNFKRNRGLRIDLILGSPALREACTASTVDREPRTWERPSDHAPAVAEFDLG from the coding sequence ATGAAACTCGCTTCCTGGAACGTCAATTCACTCAAGGTACGCCTGCCCCAGGTGCTGGACTGGCTGGCGAGCCGGCAACCGGACATCGTCGGGCTGCAGGAGACCAAGCTGACCGACGACCGGTTCCCGGTCGAGGCCCTGAACGAGGCCGGTTACCAGGTGGCCTACGCGGGCCAACCCACCTATAACGGGGTCGCGGTGCTCGCCCGCGGCCAGGCGCCGCAGGACGTGGTGCGCGACATCCCCGGGCTGGAGGACCCGCAGCGCCGGGTGCTGGCCGCCACGGTGGGCGATCTTCGTTTCATCAACCTCTACGTGCCCAACGGCTCCGAGGTGGGATCGGAGAAGTACGCCTACAAGCTGGACTGGCTGGCCCGGCTGGCCGACTGGCTGGCGGAGGAGCGCGCCCGCCACGACAAGCTGGTGGTGGTGGGGGATTTCAACATCGCCCCGGACGACCGCGACGTCCACGACCCGGAGGCGTGGCACGAGAAGATCCTCTGCTCCACGCCGGAGCGCGAGGCGCTGGCCCGTCTCACCGGTGGCCTGGAACTGGCCGATACGTTCCGGCTGTTCGATCAGCCGGAGAAGACCTGGTCCTGGTGGGACTACCGGATGAACAACTTCAAGCGCAACCGGGGCCTGCGCATCGACCTGATCCTGGGCAGCCCGGCGCTGCGCGAGGCCTGCACCGCCAGCACCGTGGACCGGGAGCCCCGGACCTGGGAGCGGCCGTCGGACCACGCGCCGGCGGTGGCCGAGTTCGACCTGGGTTAA
- a CDS encoding alpha/beta fold hydrolase yields the protein MTEILRLNKTERGDGPPLLILHGLYGSSANWSRHARWLAERYRVILPDLRNHGRSPHHPRMDYPAMAADLIQLLDDCDCPQAVVMGHSMGGKAAMAMALAHPERVRALVVADIAPVNYGTADHGHDDILDAMAGVDFGRVAGREDVDAALARVVTTPMVRQFLLTNLQREGDGWGWRLPVATLQQALPLLMDFPAYDDQYRGPSLFIHGQRSDYVQAEQAPAIRRLFPQAEITGVPGAGHWLHVEQPERFAEALGDWLSHHT from the coding sequence CGGTGACGGGCCGCCGTTGCTGATCCTCCACGGGCTGTACGGCTCCAGTGCCAACTGGTCGCGGCACGCCCGCTGGCTGGCCGAGCGCTACCGGGTCATCCTGCCCGACCTGCGCAACCATGGCCGCTCGCCGCACCACCCGCGCATGGACTACCCGGCCATGGCCGCCGACCTGATCCAGCTGCTGGACGACTGCGACTGCCCGCAGGCGGTGGTGATGGGCCACAGCATGGGCGGCAAGGCGGCCATGGCGATGGCCCTGGCGCACCCGGAACGGGTACGGGCCCTGGTGGTGGCCGACATCGCCCCGGTGAACTACGGCACCGCGGACCACGGCCACGACGACATCCTCGACGCCATGGCCGGGGTGGACTTTGGCCGGGTGGCGGGGCGCGAGGACGTGGACGCCGCGCTGGCACGGGTGGTCACCACCCCCATGGTCCGGCAGTTCCTGCTGACCAATCTCCAGCGCGAGGGCGACGGCTGGGGCTGGCGCCTCCCGGTGGCCACGCTGCAGCAGGCCCTGCCGCTGCTGATGGATTTCCCGGCGTATGACGACCAGTACCGGGGGCCGAGCTTGTTCATCCACGGCCAGCGCTCCGACTACGTGCAGGCGGAACAAGCACCCGCCATCCGGCGTCTGTTCCCGCAGGCGGAGATCACCGGGGTGCCGGGCGCCGGCCATTGGCTGCATGTGGAGCAACCCGAGCGCTTCGCCGAAGCCCTTGGCGACTGGCTGAGCCACCACACCTGA